In the Hyphomicrobiales bacterium genome, one interval contains:
- a CDS encoding putative 2-iminobutanoate/2-iminopropanoate deaminase (Evidence 3 : Putative function from multiple computational evidences; Product type e : enzyme), with translation MVLANPSKRVRQVKYLRGREYSAEPVSRSICTSQSPRRREMAQIEHILTSHAPKPLGHYSQAARAGGFIHVSGQLPIKPEGQSEQSDDLFDNQASLVLRNLLAVLEAAGATPSHVVKVTAYIVGVEHWSSFNAAYAKAFGEARPARSVVPVPALHHGYLIELDAVALDPSDTDRGAAAITA, from the coding sequence TTGGTATTGGCAAATCCAAGCAAACGGGTCCGGCAAGTTAAGTACTTACGCGGTCGTGAGTACAGCGCAGAGCCGGTGTCAAGATCAATCTGCACCTCGCAATCACCTCGGAGACGCGAAATGGCGCAAATAGAACACATATTAACGAGTCACGCCCCGAAGCCTTTGGGTCACTACAGTCAGGCGGCCCGAGCGGGTGGATTCATTCATGTTTCCGGTCAGCTTCCGATCAAACCAGAAGGCCAGTCGGAGCAATCTGACGATCTCTTCGATAACCAGGCCAGTCTCGTTCTCCGGAATTTGCTGGCCGTACTCGAGGCGGCTGGTGCGACGCCTTCTCATGTCGTGAAAGTCACAGCTTACATCGTCGGCGTCGAGCATTGGAGCAGCTTCAACGCAGCATATGCCAAGGCGTTCGGTGAAGCGCGTCCTGCCCGGTCGGTCGTTCCAGTGCCGGCGCTTCATCATGGATACCTCATCGAACTTGATGCTGTTGCTCTCGATCCGAGCGATACCGATCGAGGCGCCGCAGCGATTAC
- a CDS encoding hypothetical protein (Evidence 5 : Unknown function) encodes MMKRRHWNDRPGRTRFTERLGICCVEAAPMLDADDVSCDFHDMRRRRTSRLEYGQQIPENETGLVIEEIVRLLRLAFWFDRKLTGNMNESTRSGRLTVVTQRLRGVTR; translated from the coding sequence ATGATGAAGCGCCGGCACTGGAACGACCGACCGGGCAGGACGCGCTTCACCGAACGCCTTGGCATATGCTGCGTTGAAGCTGCTCCAATGCTCGACGCCGACGATGTAAGCTGTGACTTTCACGACATGAGAAGGCGTCGCACCAGCCGCCTCGAGTACGGCCAGCAAATTCCGGAGAACGAGACTGGCCTGGTTATCGAAGAGATCGTCAGATTGCTCCGACTGGCCTTCTGGTTTGATCGGAAGCTGACCGGAAACATGAATGAATCCACCCGCTCGGGCCGCCTGACTGTAGTGACCCAAAGGCTTCGGGGCGTGACTCGTTAA
- a CDS encoding putative RutC family protein HD_0322 (Evidence 3 : Putative function from multiple computational evidences), whose amino-acid sequence MITRRDRTPIMHRSVEYADVIYFGGVLADELKGASMRAQTTQVCAKLDKFLAEAGTDKTKLISATLFITDMNLKQEMNDVWTSWLDAQDLPARATIGVSDLGQDVLIEIVVTAAR is encoded by the coding sequence ATGATCACACGTCGAGACAGAACACCAATCATGCATCGGTCAGTTGAATATGCTGATGTGATTTACTTCGGTGGCGTGCTGGCCGATGAACTCAAGGGCGCCTCGATGCGGGCCCAAACGACGCAAGTTTGTGCCAAGCTCGACAAATTCCTCGCAGAAGCGGGAACCGACAAGACGAAACTAATTTCCGCGACCTTGTTCATCACTGACATGAACCTGAAGCAAGAGATGAACGACGTCTGGACTTCTTGGCTCGACGCACAGGATTTGCCCGCGCGTGCGACGATAGGGGTTTCAGATCTTGGCCAGGACGTCCTGATCGAAATCGTCGTTACCGCAGCAAGGTAA
- a CDS encoding FAD-binding oxidoreductase yields MSENHKKVGIAGAGIVGVCTALMLQRRGFKVTLIDPNPPGEGASFGNAGCFNGSAVVPMSMPGNLTSVPKWLLDPMGPLSIRFSYFPTIMPWLIRFLLAGRPNKVKEQAKALRNLIKSTVPLIKSLAEEADASHLIRHEGHLTVYRGEADFAKDRGGWELRRLNGVRTQILSADALRDFDPNLSHAFTKGILIEENGHTINPQGLVTLLFRRFIANGGEFVSARVIGFETEGRALKGITTTNGVLAVDAAVVAAGAHSKSLANSLGDDIPLDTERGYHIVIANPEAAPRIPTTDASGKFIATPMEMGLRVAGTVEFAGLTAVPNWKRAHVLYTHARKLLPALAPASSEERYSKWMGFRPSIPDSLPVIGRATRTPDVIYAFGHGHLGMTGAPMTATLVSELLAGEKTSIDISPFAPNRFGIGKSKQTGPAS; encoded by the coding sequence ATGTCTGAGAACCACAAAAAAGTAGGCATCGCTGGAGCCGGAATCGTCGGCGTATGCACGGCGCTGATGCTTCAGCGCCGCGGATTCAAAGTCACCTTGATTGACCCGAACCCTCCTGGCGAAGGTGCATCGTTTGGGAATGCCGGATGCTTCAACGGCTCAGCCGTCGTCCCTATGTCCATGCCGGGAAACTTGACGAGCGTACCGAAGTGGCTCCTTGACCCGATGGGGCCGTTGTCAATCCGGTTCAGCTATTTTCCAACCATCATGCCCTGGTTGATTCGCTTTCTGTTAGCCGGAAGACCAAACAAGGTGAAGGAGCAGGCGAAAGCACTCCGCAATCTCATCAAGTCCACGGTGCCTCTGATCAAGTCATTGGCGGAGGAGGCTGATGCGAGCCATCTGATCCGCCATGAAGGTCATCTGACCGTATATCGTGGAGAAGCAGACTTCGCCAAGGACCGCGGAGGTTGGGAACTGCGGCGTCTCAACGGTGTTCGCACGCAGATCCTCAGCGCCGATGCGTTGCGGGATTTCGATCCGAACTTGTCGCATGCGTTTACCAAGGGCATTCTTATAGAAGAGAACGGTCACACGATTAATCCGCAAGGGCTCGTGACCCTCTTGTTTCGGCGTTTTATCGCGAACGGTGGCGAATTCGTATCTGCGCGTGTCATCGGCTTTGAGACTGAAGGTAGGGCGCTTAAAGGCATTACAACCACGAACGGCGTTCTGGCCGTTGATGCAGCGGTTGTCGCAGCCGGCGCACACTCGAAATCACTTGCTAATTCGCTAGGCGATGACATCCCGCTCGATACCGAACGTGGATATCATATCGTCATCGCGAATCCGGAAGCCGCTCCACGCATTCCGACGACCGATGCGTCAGGAAAATTCATCGCGACACCTATGGAAATGGGGCTTCGCGTGGCGGGTACGGTTGAGTTCGCTGGGCTCACAGCCGTTCCTAACTGGAAACGTGCGCATGTGCTCTATACGCACGCTCGAAAACTTCTTCCAGCCCTCGCGCCTGCGAGTTCTGAAGAACGATATTCCAAATGGATGGGGTTCCGGCCGAGCATCCCGGATTCGCTCCCCGTGATTGGCCGGGCAACCCGGACACCCGACGTAATCTATGCTTTCGGCCATGGTCATCTCGGCATGACAGGGGCGCCGATGACCGCAACGCTCGTCTCAGAGCTCCTCGCAGGCGAAAAGACCTCAATCGACATTTCGCCCTTCGCACCAAACCGCTTTGGTATTGGCAAATCCAAGCAAACGGGTCCGGCAAGTTAA